Proteins encoded within one genomic window of Lactococcus garvieae:
- a CDS encoding DUF5626 family protein: MKKIIFSLSSIIALFSAFLLFSDSTAYAEGRASVPSLVEFTLERDSTFDLETLPSEGQTKTVVDHNGEETHFSVIPVSNNLNRVANGQYRISAWGLGWRVTYYIRVVNNRILSAYDLNYFIAMPVRTSNVRVDHNRQATARFGFNTPIHNVLSWTGWVRVRLDNSNRIEVYNN, encoded by the coding sequence ATGAAAAAAATTATTTTCAGTTTGAGTAGTATAATAGCTTTATTTTCAGCTTTTTTACTCTTTTCTGACTCTACAGCTTATGCTGAAGGAAGAGCAAGCGTCCCCTCTTTAGTGGAATTTACCCTTGAAAGAGATTCAACTTTTGATTTAGAAACTTTACCGTCAGAAGGTCAAACTAAAACAGTAGTAGACCATAATGGAGAAGAAACTCATTTTTCTGTGATACCTGTAAGCAATAATTTAAATCGGGTAGCTAATGGACAATATAGGATAAGTGCTTGGGGGTTGGGGTGGAGAGTCACTTACTACATTAGGGTAGTTAATAATAGGATTCTTTCGGCATATGACTTAAATTACTTCATCGCAATGCCTGTTCGAACATCTAATGTAAGAGTAGATCACAATAGGCAAGCAACAGCGCGTTTTGGATTTAATACTCCAATACACAATGTGCTTTCTTGGACAGGATGGGTTCGAGTAAGACTAGATAATTCTAATAGAATAGAGGTTTATAATAATTGA
- a CDS encoding ABC transporter permease — MNIVDTLQIIIANMLIYSTPLIFTSIGGVFSERGGIVNVGLEGIMTMGAFSSVVFNLTFSETFGGMTPWLSILFGAFIGGMFSLIHAVATINFRADHIVSGTVLNLMAPALGVFLIQTFYNAGQVNITNQIGYWNFPVLSKIPVIGQIFFSQTSLPGFLAIIIAFLSWYLLFKTKFGLRLRSVGENPQAADTLGINVYLMRYAGVIISGMLGGIGGAIYAQSISGNFSVATIAGQGFISLAAMIFGKWNPIGAMLASLLFGLSTSLAVVGGQIPVIKEIPSAFLQMAPYVVTIIVLAAFLGKAVAPKADGVNYIKTK, encoded by the coding sequence ATGAATATTGTAGATACATTGCAAATTATCATTGCAAATATGCTTATTTACTCAACACCATTGATTTTTACAAGTATTGGTGGAGTGTTCTCTGAACGTGGTGGTATCGTCAACGTTGGGCTAGAAGGTATCATGACTATGGGAGCATTCAGCTCGGTGGTCTTCAACCTCACTTTCAGTGAAACTTTTGGAGGGATGACTCCATGGCTCTCAATTCTCTTCGGAGCATTTATCGGAGGGATGTTCTCACTTATCCATGCTGTGGCGACTATTAACTTCCGTGCCGATCATATCGTATCAGGTACTGTTCTTAACTTAATGGCACCAGCACTTGGCGTGTTCTTAATTCAAACCTTCTACAATGCAGGACAAGTTAATATTACTAATCAAATCGGTTACTGGAACTTCCCCGTCTTGTCAAAGATTCCTGTGATTGGACAAATTTTCTTCTCACAAACTTCTTTGCCAGGTTTCCTCGCAATTATCATTGCCTTCCTTTCTTGGTATCTCCTCTTTAAGACCAAGTTTGGGCTTCGCCTTCGCTCTGTAGGTGAAAATCCTCAGGCAGCAGATACTTTAGGTATTAATGTTTATCTCATGCGTTATGCAGGTGTAATCATTTCTGGTATGCTTGGAGGTATTGGTGGTGCCATATATGCACAGTCTATATCTGGTAACTTCTCAGTTGCCACTATCGCTGGGCAAGGGTTCATCTCATTGGCCGCTATGATTTTCGGTAAGTGGAACCCTATCGGTGCAATGTTGGCTTCCCTTCTCTTTGGACTTTCTACTTCACTCGCTGTTGTTGGCGGTCAAATCCCAGTTATTAAAGAAATCCCATCTGCTTTCCTCCAAATGGCTCCTTACGTTGTTACTATTATCGTACTTGCTGCCTTTCTCGGTAAAGCTGTTGCACCTAAAGCTGATGGTGTCAACTATATCAAAACTAAGTAA
- a CDS encoding ABC transporter permease produces the protein MNSKTKKILVPVIAVLSGFLIGAIIMLIFGFNPIYGYEDLIIGAFGTPRAIGETLQTMGPLILCALGFSVGMKAGLFNIGMSGQALAGWIMSMWFALSFPGIPKPIMIPLVILIGMLFGALMGAIPGILRAFLGTSEVITTIMLNYVILFMSTFLIHDVFSSKIMMPNSTDQTKLIGANASFRTGWLSDLTNNSTLNIGLFIALIVLVIMAIVLSKTTLGFEIKSVGLNPDASEYAGISAKRTIIMSMLVAGALSGLGGVVYGFGYMQNFVTQSATLDIGFNGMAVALLGETNPVGILFAAFLFSMLQTGSGNMSNIDNIPPQIVQIVTATIIFFIAVKYIIEKVLPNIKKKGEKA, from the coding sequence ATGAACAGCAAAACTAAAAAAATCCTTGTACCTGTCATTGCCGTTCTTTCTGGTTTCTTGATTGGTGCAATCATCATGCTTATCTTCGGTTTCAATCCTATCTATGGTTACGAAGATTTAATTATCGGTGCTTTTGGTACACCTCGTGCCATTGGTGAAACACTACAAACTATGGGCCCATTGATTCTATGTGCTCTCGGTTTCTCTGTAGGTATGAAGGCTGGGCTCTTTAATATAGGTATGTCTGGGCAAGCACTTGCTGGCTGGATTATGTCTATGTGGTTTGCTCTAAGCTTCCCTGGCATTCCAAAACCAATAATGATTCCTTTGGTTATCCTTATTGGTATGCTCTTTGGTGCACTTATGGGAGCCATTCCTGGTATCTTGCGTGCCTTTTTGGGAACATCTGAAGTCATTACGACAATCATGCTTAACTATGTGATTCTCTTCATGTCGACTTTCCTCATTCACGATGTTTTCAGCTCAAAGATTATGATGCCTAACTCGACTGACCAAACAAAATTGATTGGTGCGAATGCTTCCTTCCGTACAGGATGGCTGTCAGATTTAACAAATAATTCTACTTTGAACATTGGTCTATTTATTGCTTTAATCGTTCTTGTCATCATGGCAATTGTCCTTTCAAAAACAACACTTGGTTTTGAAATTAAATCAGTAGGGCTCAATCCAGATGCTTCTGAATATGCAGGGATTTCAGCAAAACGTACTATCATCATGTCTATGCTAGTTGCCGGAGCACTTTCAGGCCTTGGCGGTGTCGTTTATGGTTTTGGTTACATGCAAAACTTCGTAACCCAATCAGCTACCCTCGACATTGGTTTCAATGGTATGGCTGTTGCCCTCTTAGGTGAAACAAATCCTGTTGGTATTCTATTTGCTGCTTTCTTGTTCTCAATGCTCCAAACAGGTTCAGGTAACATGAGTAACATTGATAATATCCCACCGCAAATTGTACAGATTGTCACAGCCACAATCATCTTCTTTATTGCCGTGAAATATATTATCGAAAAAGTTCTTCCAAATATTAAGAAGAAAGGAGAAAAAGCATAA
- a CDS encoding ABC transporter ATP-binding protein, translating to MANENVIQMINVTKKFGDFVANDKINLELKKGEIHALLGENGAGKSTLMNMLSGLLEPTEGEIHVNGKIEQIDSPTKASQLGIGMVHQHFMLIDAFTVTENIMLGSEVTKGLSLDLKTARNKIIELSKRYGLSVEPDALVRDISVGQQQRVEILKTLYRGADILIFDEPTAVLTPSEITELMEIMRNLVKEGKSIVLITHKLDEIRAVADRITVIRRGVSIETVDLGDKSNKELAEMMVGRSVSFKTEKEAAQPQEVVLCIDNISVKEKRGAFAVKGLSLDVRAGEIVGLAGIDGNGQTELIKAITGLMKIDSGSVKLKGKDITTHKPRKIIEDSVGHVPEDRHRDGAVLEMTVAENIALQTYYKAPLSKYGFLDYNKINAKARELMEEFDVRGAGEQIPFKSLSGGNQQKAVIAREVDRNPDLLIVAQPTRGLDVGAIEYIHKRLIQARDEGKAVLVVSFELDEILNVSDRIAVIHDGQIQGIVSPETTSKQELGILMVGGNINEQQN from the coding sequence ATGGCCAACGAAAATGTTATCCAAATGATTAACGTTACCAAAAAGTTTGGTGACTTTGTCGCAAATGACAAAATCAACTTGGAGCTTAAAAAAGGTGAAATTCACGCCTTGCTCGGCGAAAATGGTGCCGGTAAGTCAACTTTGATGAACATGCTCTCTGGTCTTCTGGAACCGACAGAAGGCGAGATTCATGTAAACGGCAAAATCGAGCAAATAGACTCTCCAACCAAAGCTTCACAGCTCGGAATCGGTATGGTTCACCAGCACTTTATGCTGATTGATGCCTTTACCGTTACTGAAAATATTATGCTGGGAAGCGAAGTGACTAAAGGGTTAAGCCTTGATCTTAAGACAGCTCGAAACAAAATTATTGAATTGTCTAAGCGTTATGGACTTTCTGTTGAACCAGATGCTCTCGTTCGCGATATCTCTGTTGGACAACAACAACGGGTAGAAATTTTAAAAACTCTCTATCGCGGAGCAGACATTTTGATTTTTGATGAGCCTACAGCTGTACTGACTCCCTCTGAAATCACTGAGCTCATGGAAATCATGCGTAATTTGGTTAAAGAAGGAAAATCAATCGTACTCATCACCCATAAACTTGATGAGATTCGTGCCGTAGCTGATCGTATTACTGTTATTCGTCGAGGAGTTTCTATTGAAACTGTCGACCTTGGTGATAAGTCTAATAAAGAACTCGCTGAAATGATGGTTGGGCGCTCTGTGTCCTTTAAAACAGAAAAAGAGGCTGCACAGCCACAGGAAGTTGTGCTTTGTATTGACAATATTTCCGTTAAAGAAAAACGTGGTGCCTTCGCTGTTAAAGGACTCTCTCTTGATGTACGTGCTGGTGAAATTGTTGGTCTAGCTGGTATTGATGGCAATGGGCAAACTGAACTAATCAAGGCAATCACTGGTTTAATGAAAATTGATTCTGGTTCTGTTAAGCTCAAAGGAAAAGACATCACCACACATAAGCCGCGTAAGATTATTGAAGACTCAGTCGGCCATGTCCCAGAAGACCGCCACCGTGATGGCGCCGTTCTAGAAATGACTGTTGCCGAAAACATTGCACTTCAAACTTACTATAAAGCGCCCTTGAGTAAATATGGTTTCCTTGATTACAATAAAATAAATGCTAAAGCACGTGAACTCATGGAAGAATTTGATGTGCGCGGTGCTGGCGAGCAAATTCCTTTCAAATCACTTTCCGGTGGTAATCAACAGAAGGCTGTTATTGCCCGAGAAGTGGATCGTAATCCTGATTTACTTATTGTTGCTCAACCTACTCGTGGGCTTGATGTTGGTGCGATTGAATATATCCACAAACGTTTGATTCAAGCACGTGATGAAGGAAAAGCTGTTCTCGTCGTTTCCTTTGAGTTAGATGAAATTCTTAATGTTTCTGACCGTATTGCTGTTATTCATGATGGACAAATCCAAGGGATTGTAAGTCCAGAAACTACAAGCAAGCAAGAACTTGGAATACTCATGGTTGGAGGTAATATCAATGAACAGCAAAACTAA
- a CDS encoding Rqc2 family fibronectin-binding protein, translating into MAFDGIFLHHMTAEISEILKGGRIQKINQPFEQELLLTVRSGRTSHKLLLSAHPTFGRIQLTKTEFQNPQNPNNFVMILRKYLSGAFIEDIEQVGNDRQLIFHISTKDEIGDSMQIALVTEIMGKHSNIILMDKSSNKIIETIKHVGFSQNQYRTLLPGSTYIAPPTSDKIDPFFASDEKIFEALQTHTLQSTFQGIGRDSLQALENLTLSEFKEKLSTVLPSIYPNDKFSSIKLGDDFQSFPTLSEMLDIYYADKAERDRVKQVASEVIKKVQNELKKNRDKLKKQEAELRATENAEIFRQKGELLTTFLHQVPNDKPEVTLDNYYTNTPITISLNLALTPSQNAQRYFHRYQKLKQAVKFLDNQIENTKQTISYLESVEANLAHADVVEIADIREELIQTGFIKAKYRTNKKQKMLPPEKYQAEDGTIILVGKNNLQNEQVSFKLSRRGDLWFHVKDIPGSHVLITGNPDPSDETITFAGELAAYFSKARYSNLVPVDMIDVKKLHKPTGTPPGFVTYTGQKTIRVTPDESVIKNSRIK; encoded by the coding sequence ATGGCTTTCGACGGTATTTTTTTACATCACATGACAGCAGAAATTTCTGAAATCCTTAAAGGAGGTCGGATACAAAAAATAAATCAACCTTTTGAACAAGAGTTACTTTTAACTGTCCGCTCTGGGCGGACATCACACAAACTTCTTCTCTCAGCACATCCAACTTTTGGGAGAATACAACTTACAAAAACAGAATTTCAAAATCCACAAAATCCTAATAACTTTGTTATGATTTTGCGTAAGTATCTCTCAGGAGCTTTTATTGAAGACATCGAACAAGTGGGAAACGATCGACAACTTATTTTCCATATCTCCACTAAAGATGAGATTGGTGACTCAATGCAGATTGCACTTGTTACTGAAATCATGGGGAAACATAGTAATATCATCCTTATGGATAAAAGTAGCAACAAGATAATTGAAACAATCAAGCACGTTGGTTTCTCACAAAATCAGTATCGAACACTTTTACCAGGCTCAACTTATATTGCACCACCTACAAGTGACAAAATTGATCCTTTTTTTGCATCAGATGAAAAGATTTTCGAGGCTTTGCAAACACATACACTACAGTCTACTTTTCAAGGAATTGGACGGGATAGTCTCCAAGCATTAGAAAATCTTACTCTTTCAGAGTTTAAAGAAAAGCTCAGTACTGTCCTCCCCTCTATCTATCCAAATGACAAATTTTCTTCTATAAAATTAGGAGATGATTTTCAAAGTTTTCCTACCTTATCGGAGATGCTTGACATTTATTATGCGGATAAAGCAGAGCGAGACCGTGTCAAACAAGTGGCTAGTGAAGTTATCAAAAAAGTTCAAAATGAGCTCAAGAAAAATCGCGATAAGTTGAAAAAACAAGAGGCAGAACTACGGGCTACTGAAAATGCCGAAATCTTCCGTCAAAAAGGAGAGCTTCTTACAACTTTTCTTCATCAAGTCCCTAACGACAAACCTGAAGTAACCTTAGATAATTACTATACAAACACACCCATAACCATTAGCCTCAATCTCGCACTCACTCCATCCCAGAATGCCCAACGCTATTTTCATCGTTACCAAAAGTTGAAACAAGCTGTAAAATTTCTAGACAACCAAATTGAGAATACTAAACAAACAATTTCTTATCTAGAGTCTGTTGAAGCCAATCTTGCTCATGCAGATGTTGTCGAAATTGCGGATATCCGTGAAGAATTAATCCAAACGGGTTTCATCAAAGCCAAGTATCGTACCAATAAAAAACAAAAAATGCTTCCACCCGAAAAATATCAGGCAGAAGATGGAACTATCATTCTTGTTGGAAAAAACAATCTTCAAAATGAGCAAGTTAGCTTTAAGCTTAGTCGAAGAGGGGATCTTTGGTTCCACGTTAAAGATATCCCTGGTTCCCATGTTCTTATCACTGGTAACCCTGATCCCTCCGATGAAACGATTACATTTGCCGGGGAGCTCGCAGCTTATTTTTCTAAAGCACGCTATTCTAATCTTGTCCCAGTCGATATGATCGATGTAAAAAAACTACATAAACCAACAGGTACACCTCCAGGATTTGTAACTTATACTGGGCAAAAAACGATTCGGGTAACACCTGATGAGTCGGTCATTAAAAATTCAAGAATAAAATAA
- the queG gene encoding tRNA epoxyqueuosine(34) reductase QueG translates to MKSLKEEIQKLAAELNIQKIGFTKADDFEYLRASLIEQKEAGHTSGFEHKNLDERLQPKLSLEDAKTIISIGIAYPNKAEGKPEKTEYRRGSFSRGSWGEDYHYVLQRKLQALAEGIEELAGAFNYKAMVDTGALVDVAVAARAGLGFIGKNGLLVSKEYGSWMFLGELVTNLEIEEDQPVDYGCGSCTRCVDFCPTSALLGDGRLNAQRCLSYQTQTRGAMPEEYREKIKTVIYGCDICQVVCPYNKGINSHFHPEMEPDPELTNPELLPILELSNKEFANKFGNMAGSWRGKNPIQRNAIYALGNANDRTALPKLHEIAENDVRDYMVDAAEWAIEKLENKHRIRRRERE, encoded by the coding sequence ATGAAAAGCTTAAAAGAAGAAATCCAAAAACTAGCAGCTGAACTTAATATACAAAAAATTGGTTTTACAAAAGCAGATGATTTTGAGTACCTCCGCGCCTCTTTAATAGAACAAAAGGAAGCAGGTCACACCTCAGGCTTTGAACATAAAAATCTGGATGAACGTTTACAACCTAAACTTTCGCTAGAGGATGCTAAGACGATTATTTCGATTGGTATTGCTTATCCAAATAAAGCAGAAGGTAAACCAGAAAAAACAGAATATCGCCGTGGCTCTTTTTCGCGAGGCAGTTGGGGTGAGGATTATCACTACGTTTTGCAGCGAAAGTTGCAGGCTTTAGCTGAAGGAATCGAGGAGCTGGCTGGAGCGTTTAACTATAAAGCAATGGTTGATACAGGAGCTCTCGTTGACGTCGCAGTAGCTGCGCGTGCTGGTCTGGGCTTTATAGGAAAAAATGGGTTACTGGTGAGTAAGGAGTATGGCTCATGGATGTTTTTAGGAGAACTGGTAACAAATCTTGAGATTGAGGAAGACCAACCTGTAGATTATGGTTGTGGGTCTTGCACACGATGTGTGGATTTCTGTCCAACCAGTGCTCTTTTAGGGGACGGACGCCTTAATGCTCAACGTTGCTTGTCTTATCAAACACAAACACGAGGGGCTATGCCAGAAGAGTATCGTGAAAAGATAAAAACTGTGATTTATGGCTGTGACATTTGTCAGGTTGTCTGCCCGTATAATAAAGGGATCAACAGTCATTTTCATCCAGAAATGGAACCTGATCCTGAACTGACAAATCCAGAATTACTCCCGATTTTGGAATTATCGAATAAAGAGTTTGCAAATAAGTTTGGGAATATGGCAGGTAGCTGGCGTGGAAAAAATCCAATTCAACGAAATGCTATTTACGCCTTGGGAAATGCGAATGACCGCACGGCTCTTCCGAAATTACATGAAATTGCTGAAAATGATGTGAGAGACTACATGGTGGATGCCGCTGAATGGGCAATTGAAAAACTTGAAAACAAGCACAGAATCAGACGTCGTGAAAGAGAATAG
- the prfB gene encoding peptide chain release factor 2 — MELSEIRNKLESYGQKVEDFRGSLDLDRLEEEIALLDNDMAEPDFWNDNEAAQKVIDESNALKAKYENFMSIATLHEDSEVMLEMLQEEEDEDMQTELEENVEELGKKIETYELEIMLNQPYDHMNAILEIHPGSGGTESQDWGSMLMRMYERWGAAHGFKVEILDYQDGDVAGLKSATLKFEGRNAYGFLRGEKGVHRLVRISPFDSQNRRHTSFTSVDVMPELDDTVEVDVRDADIKMDTFRSGGAGGQNVNKVSTGVRLTHVPTGIVVASTMDRTQYGNRDKAMAMLKSKLYQLEMDKKQAEVDELRGDQSDISWGSQIRSYVFMPYQLVKDTRTEHETGQIDKVMDGDLDGFIHAYLRWKM, encoded by the coding sequence ATGGAACTATCTGAAATTAGAAATAAACTAGAGTCTTATGGTCAGAAAGTCGAGGATTTTCGTGGCTCTCTAGACTTGGATCGCTTAGAAGAAGAAATTGCTCTGCTAGATAATGATATGGCAGAGCCTGATTTTTGGAATGACAATGAGGCAGCTCAAAAAGTTATCGATGAATCTAACGCACTTAAAGCTAAGTATGAAAATTTCATGTCTATCGCAACGCTTCATGAAGACAGCGAAGTAATGCTAGAGATGCTTCAAGAAGAGGAAGATGAGGACATGCAAACGGAGCTTGAAGAGAATGTTGAAGAGCTCGGCAAAAAAATTGAGACTTATGAATTAGAAATCATGCTCAATCAGCCCTACGACCATATGAATGCCATTTTAGAAATTCATCCTGGGTCAGGGGGAACGGAGTCACAAGATTGGGGCAGCATGCTCATGCGGATGTATGAACGCTGGGGTGCAGCACATGGTTTCAAGGTTGAAATTTTAGATTATCAAGATGGGGATGTTGCTGGATTAAAATCAGCTACATTGAAATTTGAAGGTCGGAATGCCTATGGTTTCTTGCGTGGGGAGAAAGGTGTGCATCGTTTAGTACGTATCTCACCATTTGACTCACAAAATCGTCGTCATACTTCATTTACTTCAGTAGATGTAATGCCAGAGCTTGATGATACAGTTGAAGTAGATGTACGTGATGCAGATATCAAGATGGACACTTTCCGCTCAGGTGGTGCAGGTGGACAAAACGTCAATAAGGTTTCGACAGGGGTGCGTTTGACACACGTTCCTACAGGAATTGTTGTCGCTTCTACTATGGACCGTACGCAATACGGAAACCGAGATAAAGCAATGGCTATGCTGAAGTCTAAACTTTATCAATTAGAGATGGACAAAAAGCAAGCAGAAGTGGATGAATTACGTGGAGACCAGTCAGATATTTCTTGGGGAAGCCAAATTCGTTCTTATGTTTTCATGCCTTATCAACTCGTTAAAGATACCAGAACAGAGCATGAAACGGGTCAAATAGACAAAGTAATGGACGGCGATCTTGACGGATTTATCCATGCTTATCTACGCTGGAAAATGTAG
- the ftsE gene encoding cell division ATP-binding protein FtsE, giving the protein MSIIKLNNVSKKYSNGTTALRNISLDIEAGEFVYIVGPSGAGKSTFIKLLYHELKIDKGTGIVAKFDLMKLKRREVPLLRRSVGVVFQDYKLLPKKTVYENIAYAMEVVGKRPREIKKRVNEVLDLVGLKHKIRSFPDELSGGEQQRVAIARSIANAPKLLIADEPTGNLDPENSWEIMNLLEKINLQGTTILMATHNSQIVNTLRHRVVAIENGRIVRDQVEGDYGYDD; this is encoded by the coding sequence ATGAGTATTATTAAATTAAATAATGTATCAAAAAAGTACTCTAACGGCACAACAGCATTGCGTAATATTTCTCTTGATATAGAGGCAGGAGAATTCGTTTATATTGTTGGACCGTCTGGAGCTGGTAAGTCGACCTTTATCAAATTGCTTTACCATGAGTTAAAAATCGACAAGGGGACAGGTATTGTTGCCAAGTTTGATTTGATGAAGTTGAAACGTCGTGAAGTACCTTTACTGCGTCGTTCTGTCGGAGTTGTCTTCCAAGACTATAAACTCTTGCCAAAGAAAACAGTATATGAGAATATCGCATATGCTATGGAAGTTGTTGGTAAACGTCCGCGTGAAATCAAAAAACGTGTCAATGAAGTTTTAGATCTCGTGGGTCTTAAGCATAAGATACGTTCGTTTCCTGATGAACTTTCAGGTGGGGAGCAACAACGGGTAGCTATTGCACGTTCTATCGCCAATGCTCCTAAGCTTTTGATTGCTGATGAACCTACAGGAAATTTAGATCCAGAAAATTCATGGGAAATCATGAACTTGTTGGAAAAGATCAATCTGCAAGGTACAACTATTTTGATGGCAACACACAACAGCCAAATTGTAAATACATTGCGCCACCGTGTTGTTGCGATTGAAAATGGACGTATAGTTCGAGACCAAGTGGAAGGAGATTATGGTTACGATGATTAG